AGCAAACACATTCATGTTcaagcacaaaaaaaataattaacaacCACTGCTTAATAACCATGAAGTgatgtctctaaaaacaagacaggtgCCTtgctttttagggaaaatagtaCTCAGAACATAGAGTAAGCACAATGTTTAGAAGAcagtgccatgaaaaaaaatataggaaGGAGAGTTGGAGGTGACAGAAATGAAGATGCTGAGGTAAGAGAAGAGGATTCACATGATAGACTGATATGGAAAAGTATGGTGTGCtgtcaaaatgaaaagaagaaaaacaataacagcaCAACTTTAACAAATTTAACATTAGGTCccttttgctgttgtttttgctATTGTTAGATTATGTGTGTGTTAGCGTATTTCTGCTTGTCCCTGGTCATTTGCCTCATagttttattttgactttttatttatttggccAATTCTCTCTGCCTCTGAGTCTTCTGACCCCcgggcaaaaaaatgtcattaatttTGCAGCAGACTCAGTTTCTTACTTTATGCTTGCAGATAGCTTTACACATTTTTCCATTCAGTGTAACATTGTGATTTCAACTACACAATGCTTTTAGCTCTTTCATTATCATTATGTCACATGTTTGCAGATTTATCAATTACACAGtggaattgataaaaaaatgagagagagaatgagagaaagaaaataagagagaagagagagggagaaaatgagagagaggacacagagagagagacaatgagagagaggacagagagggagagaaaatgagagagacagaagagagagggagagaaaatgagagagacagaagagagagggagagaaaatgagagagaggacagagagggagagacaatgagagagaggagagggagagaaaatgagagagacagaagagagagagaagagagagaaatgagagagagaaatgagagagagggagggatggagggagggagggagggagggagggagggagggatggagggagggagagagagagagagagagagagagagagagagagagagagagagagagagggagagggagagggagagagcgagggagagagacgaagaaaagagggagagagagtgagtgagagagagaggaagaaaagagggagagagagtgagtgagagagtgtgtgtgtgagagagagagcgagagagagagagagagagagagacaggaagaaaagagggagagagagtgagtgagagagtgtgtgtgtgtgtgagagagagagagggagggagagagggagagagagagagagagagagagagagagagagagagagagagagagagagagagagagagagagagagagagagagagagagagagagagagagagagagagagagagagaaggaaagaaagaaaagaaaagaatattGAAATATCATTTGGAGAATAAATTAGAGTGGTGCAAATTATTTCTCATTTATCAACGAGACAAGATGAAGACTTCCTGAGgtaattttataaaatgattccGTTCATTTGATATTAGTATGCCTTTTACTCTTATAATTCCCTTTCACGCAAGCAAAATTAAAACGCCTGTTTCGATCAGATAATAACTAAGTCAGTTAATGACTAATCTAGCAAAGAATTGGTTAAAGCACTATTTAACAGGACAAAGGctattttttctcttcttttttgctGCCAGTACAATTTAAACCCTCAGCTTACAAAGTACTGTTTGTCATTACAGACATGTAATAAAGCAAGTGCCATTTGTGTTCATGCTTTTCAAAGAGGATTAGTGTTTGGCCACACTTACATTACATCAGTAGGATACCTTAAGAGCCTAAAGGTGTAAATAAAGAGAGGGATAAAAACGTGAGCAGATGTGCCAGAGTAAGCCAGAGGCTGTACATATCCCACCTGACATGAGGATTGCGTTTGGGGATAAGCAAAGGATTTGGGATCATTCCACTATGTTTTGTTGCAAGATTGGTCGTCGCTGTACGGCTTTGGTTGTGGACCAATATGGATTTTTGTTGCAAATAACTGtgcgaaaaatatatatatatcgagcAACCTTACACCCTTGAAAGGTACAGCGTGTGACCTTAATGGTAGAaacatattgaaaaaaaactgtcaatttGCACAACAGCCACTGGATTTGTGAAGAAGGAAAGGCACCCACCAGATGacaatgtttttctctttttcttaatACATATGTTATATTTATTACAGAATCCCAGGCTTGCCCGCACTgaaatcaggcgagtgaaccactgcaACATCAGGTGGCACCTTCTACACACTAATGTTGCTGTCGTCTTGCAATGTGCTGCCAACCTACTGGGACAAACCAGGGTTCAGTGGCATGCCCAAAGGAACTTTGACAGTAGGCTGTCATTGCTTGGAATTAAATCGCTGACCCTTCGGCCCTAGGACAACTCAACTAACCACTTGTGCCATGGCCGACCTTAAACTGTTCCCCTATCAGTCAATGccacatccttttttttaatctgaaaagCAGTCCACTTTTGAAAGCTGATGGCAAACAGTTGTAGAGGGGTATGGACAGGCCACATGAGCTGAGAAGGATTTTTTCAGTGTGTGTAATGCTGTGGCGTTGTCAAACTGCACTGCCCTCATCTGCATGGCTGGAGTTCAAAATCCTTTCCTTATGGCGTAATTTGGATGAAAAGCATCAGTGTGTCTACGAAAACCAGGATGTGTTCTGATGATTCGGTTGAAGCTTCACGGTGTGAACGGGCCCTGAACCCACGTTGCCCTATCAAAGTCAAAAGAATGTAGCACTAGACTGTcagtgatgcaaaaatacaaaacaccTAAGCTATAAGCAATGCCTTAAAACTTTTGCCTCTAGGTCAGATGTATCATAGACACAAACAAAGTACAAGACATCAAGCAAATCCAGTACTTAATTTGAATATCAGCTGCTGTTGCTAAATGCTATTAAATACGTCGCTGTCTTCATTTCCTCTGCACTTATCCTCAGTGGCCATGTGCTGAAGCTCCAATCCTCTTTTGTTGCAGCACAAACACTAGATTAGGTCTTTAGCAGGGAAGGAAGTCAATGAGGGTTAAGTTCGCCAACCACCCCCCCATccacacagacaaacacaaaTGCACTTTACATTCAATATGCAAATTGAAGAAAACAGTTCTTTTGCTGATAAAAGAGCATCCATGATGATTTAAATCTTAATGATTTGGGAAAAACTACAGCACGGTTCACATCACTGGGCAAATTTGGCTTACATTGTCCCCACTGAAATAAAAGTGACCTTGAGATCAACCTGTACAGGTAAGAGAACCTGCAAATGTGTCCATACTTCAATCGATTTGTGCATAGCTTCCCATTAATGCCATTACCATCAATACACACAGGGTGGCCAAATAAAATGTCCAACAACAAGGAGCGGAAGTAAGCTTTTTATGTTTCTGCCCCAGCACGCatggtgagtgtgtatgtgattGTGCAGTGTGCGACCTCTGCAGTTTGTCTGGTTGTGTTTACCCTCTGCCAGGCTTAAACAGCTTACTTATAGTGGTCACACAAAACTCCATCTTAGTAAATAACATTGTGTCACTAACGCTAGATACTCTGATAGATTTCTGTAAGTGATTTCACCTAAAAAAGGGCCTGGCTGACCTGATGGGAAAAATTAGAAATGCAGAGGGGGTTTAACAGAGTGGCAGCGTGAAAGCTCCGGCAGCGTTCAATataacagcagcagcagcagcccgGCTGGGACTGCATTGCGCTCCTCACTGAGCAGCCCGTTCCAATTAAAGACAGAATCACGACCACATTCTAGGAGATCAAACAGGAAGTTGGATATTGTATACATCCACATTAGTTAGCATATGTTGACATGCAGTtcaaagatgtaaaaaaaaaactttccttctacaccaggggtggccaactccggtcctcgagaaccACTTCCACGtcttcctccaccaacacaccagaatcaaatagttgggatcggtatgaagcttttGCGAGGAAGAGTGGGCAATTCTTGCCATGTTAATGGACTCTGATCGTAAGACTAGCTGCTGTAATCTAAGCAAAAGGGGCttcaacaaaatatttatttaatgttcatCGAAATGTAAATGGTTCAATTAAAAATGGGGCAGTATTGCCATTGGGTCCAAGTTCAAATTTAACCACAGATAAGTGAAAATGTCCAAATTATTGTCATTTAAGACGTATGAGTGGGCTTTTACTCCAAAATGTGATCTGTGGCCATTTCGTCTATGTACAATTCTAGTACTATTTCCATTTTAAGACAGAGTCAGTGGGATTCAGTGCACATAATCTGTGTTAAATGACTGTAACTAACATTAATATTTACATAGCGCTAGTCAGTCTTCCCCGAAGGGCTCTATTTTGGGGATCTTTGACTGGAAAAAATGAGTTTCTCCATAACTAGGATTTGTCATAGACCCTGAGCCATGAGAGAGCAAGGTTAGGGGTGGAAGAACTGAAATGAATTTTCTTCCAAAACTGCCCATAAATGCCGTAAAAGGTCGTGCCGAGCAGCACAGGGGGTTAGCGCCAGTCACTTTGCCATGaaggtgcatttttttgctcaaaaatTATTTCCGCTTGAGATTTAGAATTGGTTGGGGACACACCAACAAGCCAAGCCCTAAATGAGCCGTAAAAGAGCAAGGTAGGGATGGATGTTCCTTATTTCTTCCCTAAAATTATTCCTAATGGGTACGCCAAGCGAGCTCATAGGTTTGCATCCATGCTCACACTTGAAAGTGCAGTTTTTCAGCTTTTGCACCACCGCTCAGGGACATCATTAGGTCTTAAGGAAAAAGGGCATATACCCCAAGTGATCTATAAGATATCAGGCAACATTGCGCACAACCACAAAACTTAGAGAAAAGAAATCAAAGTCTCAAGAATTATTCATTATCATTTACATGAATAAccttgaagggaaaacaaatcAGATCATGAATCAGAATGGTATCCATATCAACAGAATTTCGGATTATGGTGTCGGGATCTGATTGCAATTGAAAAACACGAATTATTGTTTCCTTAGTCCCAATAATCATATAATATGAAACAACACCAAGCTTATGGAGGAAAACCTTGAGAATAGTCGCACAGAAAAGAATATCAAAGGAGAATAACAAAGTAATGTGAAGTTAAGAGTTGTAGAGGACTCTCGACTCTAATATATTTCAATTTCATGCACCGCGATATTGTTTATTATGAAATGTAAGACCTctttgcaataataataataataatgctaataatgctaatgataataataataacaataatgtgaataatgctaataacaataataggtttattttcttcacttttttattttgttgtgtttttatttattttaccaaaATTGTATGTACCACTGTACCACAAACGGCTGCATTGTGTTGAAACACACCGTCTAAGATGACTACCATTTGCCACTGCAGGCTTAAGCCCAGTATAAATTACTGCAGCATGCCACTGTTATGATTTCCCACTAGGAAGTGTGCCAACGAACGCCTCTTTGACACAAAGAATGAATGAAGCCTTTCCCCATTGTTGTATGCCCCCTCTCCTCCCACTGCACCCCAGCCCCCCACCAAAATAGCTGTACCAGCAAAAATATGACAGAGGTCTGCAATGGGCTGACAAAGCTGCATCACTCTCCTTTTCTTTCATGAATATCAAAATAAAGATGTTTGGCCAGCATGCATAAATGAGAAGAAGTGTGATGACTGCAGCCGGGACAGCATGCCATTTAATCTCACTATATGGCAGCATGCATGcaggagggagagggggagagggatgGAGATAGATACAGAAAGGGGTTAAGTTCTGTCCTCTGCAACCTACAAAGACCcacaaaatgagtgaatgagtttgaaaatgttgcagtaGAGAAGTGGGCagaaagggggtgggggggagagagagggagggagagagagagagagagagagagagagagagagagagagagagaggagagagaggagagagagagagcgagagagaaggggggagtgagagagggagagagagggagagagagagagagagagagagagagagagatagagagagagagagagagagagagagagagagagagagagagagagagagagagagagagagagagagagagagagagagagagagggagagagcgagagagaggggggagagacagAGATCGAGAGACAGCGACTGCAGCATCGCTGGTTACAGACAGCAGCGTTCCCCAATCGTGCAGGTGAGAGGGGAAAACTAAAGGAGGAGGAGGTTGAGGAACAGGAGGTGCAACTTGGGTGAGAGAGAGAATGCGGGACTCTTGGAAAAAGACGCATCTTCACTCGGTCCATTACCGTCATGGAGAGCAATGCTTAAACCGGCGAGAATTGGCTCGTAATTGATGCCCGTGCCGGGATCACCCGTTTCAGCTCGACAAGGAAGGCGTTAAATTAACAAGCCGTTGCTTTGTTACTTTTTAACCACTAGGAATGAGTTAAAGTGGCAACTACAGTGTCCCTTTCCAAGTTGCGCGTCGGAATCCGATGGCTTGGCACGTTGCTCCGCCACTGCggggaaagaaagcaaaggcATCTGTCGGCTCTTAAGGTAAGACAAAAAAGTCAACAAGAAATACTTATAAACGGCTTCGCGATTCCGATTTTTCTTGTCGTTATTGCTCTGTCTTAGCACTGTCCGTGGGCAACGTAGAAAGCTCAGCTCGCTTCCTCTTTTGTGTGGATGGAGGTGCTGCATTGCAGTTTAGGTGAAGTGAGACACgcgagtgaaaaaaaaactgctgtcCCATATGTGACTGGAATAATCAAAAGTGACGAGTAATAACTGCTATTACATTTAAAGTTGTCCTGCCAGTTGATCAAAGGTTTCTTTGTCTGTTGTCTTTCTTCTTTCCTCAGAACGTTGGCTTTCAATATCAATATATATCACGTGATTTGAAGAGCCCAGCAGAACCAAGACTGAGTTGTATTATAAGTTGTTAAGACAGGAGGTGAAAGAAGGAATTTATTACATATCAGCAATTGGTGGCACAGACTGCCAGTCAGAAAGAAGAAAGAATACATCAAACAACCACGCTTGTGGGCTACTCGCAAAATATAAACAGCACTGAACCAGTGATTCAAGGGGAAAACATTGTGGAGAGAGGCAAGCGGAACAGGACGGAGCCATGCATAGACTTGGTGCAGTGCACTCCTCGGCGCAGGCTCTCAGCCTCGTGGTCTTCTTGCTGCTGCAGCTGCTGACTCAGCTGCCAGGTGCACGCTCAGCTCTCCGGTACCGGGTAGCTGAGGAAGGTCCCCCTGACGTCAAGATAGGCAATGTGGCTGCAgacctcggcctcacagctggTACGGGCAGCGGGGACGTCACCTTCGCTCTGGAGAGCGGCTCTGAGTTTTTCAAAATCGACAATGTGACCGGCGAGCTAACGACAGGGCCGAGGCGCATCGACAGGGAGAAGATGCCCCAATGCCAGATGATTTTTGATGAAAACGAGTGTTTCTTGGACTTTGAGGTGTCGGTGATTGGCCCCCTGCAAAGCTGGGTGGACTTGTTTGAAGGTCGTGTTGTCATCACAGACATCAATGACAACACACCTTCCTTCCCCTCACCAGTGCTCCAGCTCTCAGTGGAGGAAAATCGTCCTATAGGCACACTTTACCTGCTTCCCACTGCTACGGACAGAGATTTTGGACGAAACGGTATAGACAGGTACGAGCTGATCCAAGAGGGCGCCACCGGGTCCAGTTCGGCAAGACGCACCACAGGGGGAAATCCCATTGGTAGGGTAGATGGCCTTGGAGACAGGAGGGGTAGGAGTGGAGATAATGTGGGAGGAGCCAGGAGTACCGTGTTTGAACTCCAGGTGGCAGATATACCAGATGGTGAAAAACAACCACAACTCATCGTCAAAGGTACGTTGGACCGTGAGCAAAAAGACTCTTATGAACTGATTCTGCGGGTTCGAGATGGAGGAAACCCTCCACGATCATCTCAGGCTCTACTGCGAGTGTCCATAACAGATGTGAATGACAATAGCCCACTCTTCGAAAGGCCAACATATGAGGCGGAAATGGCAGAAAATGCACCTCCAGGAACACCAGTATTGCAGGTTAGAGCTTCAGACCGTGATATTGGTGTGAACGGTCAGGTGGAGTATGTCTTTGGAGCGGCTACAGAATCGGTCAGGCGGCTGCTACGACTAGACGAGGCAACTGGATGGCTGAGCGTTCTTCACAGGATCGACCGGGAAGAGGTGGCCCAGCTGAGGTTTACAGTCACAGCTCGAGACCGAGGTCAGCCACCACGCACTGATCGAACCACAGTCATCTTGGCAGTACGTGATGAAAACGACAACGTCCCAGTCGTAGAGATTCGAAAGATTGGGCGAATCCCAGTGCGAGATGGAACAGCATTGGTACCTGAGAACGTTCTGGTAGACACCCCAGTCGCTCTGGTTCAGGTCTCAGACCGAGACCAAGGAGAGAATGGAGCTGTGACATGTACAGTTGTAGGAGACGTCCCTTTCACACTAAAACCTGCGGGTGAAACAGCTCTCCCACCATTACCTGCAGATGAAGCCTTTGACAGGTGAGtcaaaaaaaggtgaaatgtAGATACACAAGAAGCTTAGATTGGTCATAATAATGGACTAAAATAATTTTACGATACAAATAAATCAAGGAGAGAGTGATAAAGCATGTTAAGTCAGGACGAAAATGATACACCACTGTATCAAAgcaaaagaaacaacaaaaagtgTTAGTCCTTGCATTTTGTTGCCAAAAGTGTTTAAACAAATTGTACATTCCACAGAGATTCCAAGTGTtgtttattccatttttatccAAGTTCAAGTGAGCCATTCGTTTACTTAAAATCAGAGTAGATAAAATGCCACGCTATCTGTAAAACTAGatcataaatattcaataaagtCAAGGGTTTTCTGACTCATTTAGTAGTATTACTGAAACAGTGCTTACTCCAAATGTCAGTGCTTTCAAGCCAGTTGTAAAACAATTTCTTTAAGTGAATGTCAGGAAAACACAAAGTAGAGTAAGCATTAGAAAATCAAGAACTTGCTAATATTTGGTTTATAATAGGGCAAAGTAGGTAACGGATAATGCTTCTCTTTAATTCTTATCTAAGAGTTTTGACTTATAAATTGACCTCAGGCACAAAAGAATGTGAATGCAAACACTCAGTTGACTGAATAATGGCATGTATATTCTTTGAAATACCTATTGAAAGGCCCCTGGATAGATATACAGTAGACTAcataatcctattttttttttcacaggaaCAAGAAAAAATTCTTCCTGCATACCTCAGCTTTGCTGGACTACGAGGTCACCAAAGAGTACAGCGTCACCATTGTGGCAGTAGATTCTGGAAGCCCTAGTCTTTCCAGTAACAGTTCACTGATGGTGCGAGTTGTTGATTACAATGACCATCCCCCTGTCTTTGCCCAAAGTGTCGTGGAGGTCCACTTTGCAGAAAACAACTCCCCCAACGAGAGAGTCGTCACCGTGGTGGCTGCTGACGCAGACAGTGGCAAGAATGCAGAGATTGCATATTCACTGGATTCTGCTGCAAACGGGCCATTTTACATAGATCCCGATAACGGGGACATCCGTGCTACTGTTGTTTTGGACCGAGAGCAGAGAGAGAGGTATGAACTCAAAGTTATTGCGAAGGACAAGGGCACCCCTTCTCTACAAGGTTCAGCTACTGTTGTTATTCAGGTGACTGACCGCAACGACAATGCGCCAAAGTTTGTTCAGGAGGTTTTTACCTTCTATGTGAAAGAAAATCTGCTCGCCAACAGCCCAGTTGGCATGGTCACTGTGACTGATGACGATGAAGGTGAGAATGCAGAACTCACCCTTTTTGTTGAAATGGATGGACAAGATGAGAAGGAGTCAGGGGATAAAACTGTGAGAGATAATGAAAAGCAGGAGCAAGAGCAGGTATTCTCCATTGAGAATAACACTGGCACCATTTTCTCCACTTTGTCATTTGACCGTGAAAAGCTTTCCACCTACACCTTTCGAGTACGTGCGGTCGACGGAGGAGAGCCTCGGAAAACCGCCACGGCCACCGTGTCACTCTTTGTGACCGATGAGAATGACAACGCCCCCTCCATCACATCCCCAGCCAATGAGTCCTATACATTGCTCCCACCTGCTAGTAGTGCCCGCACAATAGTGAGAACCGTGACAGCCATCGATTCTGACATGGGTCCAAATTCAGACCTTCACTATGCCTTAGTTGGGGGGAATCCTTTCAGATTGTTTGAGATCGGTCATTCCAATGGTGTCATCACACTGGCAGAGCCACTGGAGCGTCGTCATAAAGGTCTGCATCGCCTGGTGGTCAGGGTCAATGACAGCGGGACCCCTTCGTTGTGTGCTACTGCCCTGGTCCATGTTTTCATCAATGAAAGTTTGGTGAATGCCTCCCTGGTAGACGTACAGGTAAGATTTTCATGCAATATTGCACCCACACCTGCTCACGAGGCTTTTTCTAGTATGCAGAACTTGAATGAAAATAATCTTA
The Stigmatopora argus isolate UIUO_Sarg chromosome 7, RoL_Sarg_1.0, whole genome shotgun sequence DNA segment above includes these coding regions:
- the pcdh7a gene encoding protocadherin-7 codes for the protein MHRLGAVHSSAQALSLVVFLLLQLLTQLPGARSALRYRVAEEGPPDVKIGNVAADLGLTAGTGSGDVTFALESGSEFFKIDNVTGELTTGPRRIDREKMPQCQMIFDENECFLDFEVSVIGPLQSWVDLFEGRVVITDINDNTPSFPSPVLQLSVEENRPIGTLYLLPTATDRDFGRNGIDRYELIQEGATGSSSARRTTGGNPIGRVDGLGDRRGRSGDNVGGARSTVFELQVADIPDGEKQPQLIVKGTLDREQKDSYELILRVRDGGNPPRSSQALLRVSITDVNDNSPLFERPTYEAEMAENAPPGTPVLQVRASDRDIGVNGQVEYVFGAATESVRRLLRLDEATGWLSVLHRIDREEVAQLRFTVTARDRGQPPRTDRTTVILAVRDENDNVPVVEIRKIGRIPVRDGTALVPENVLVDTPVALVQVSDRDQGENGAVTCTVVGDVPFTLKPAGETALPPLPADEAFDRNKKKFFLHTSALLDYEVTKEYSVTIVAVDSGSPSLSSNSSLMVRVVDYNDHPPVFAQSVVEVHFAENNSPNERVVTVVAADADSGKNAEIAYSLDSAANGPFYIDPDNGDIRATVVLDREQRERYELKVIAKDKGTPSLQGSATVVIQVTDRNDNAPKFVQEVFTFYVKENLLANSPVGMVTVTDDDEGENAELTLFVEMDGQDEKESGDKTVRDNEKQEQEQVFSIENNTGTIFSTLSFDREKLSTYTFRVRAVDGGEPRKTATATVSLFVTDENDNAPSITSPANESYTLLPPASSARTIVRTVTAIDSDMGPNSDLHYALVGGNPFRLFEIGHSNGVITLAEPLERRHKGLHRLVVRVNDSGTPSLCATALVHVFINESLVNASLVDVQVSRSLLAPLSLDIAGDPDSDRALGKQRLSVAIGVLAGAAAVILVILLVVTARQCGVQGKNGYEAGKKEPEEDFFSPSGAQPQVGRGSGSDRGRKPRRDKRNGGGTAAGAGKSDRSLYSGIVTVNGLRRHANDDEEEDISGASERLAARYCAVDGDPGSPRMGGGRRHQSSPDLARHYKSSSPLPAVNLQPHSPPAEGKKHQAVQELPPSNTFVGSGVCVGSTGSSCSSGGSGNGDAMSLGSDQCSEYGCQTGNKYNKQGTLRRVTFSVVNQAQDAGCYDSGLEDSETPSSKSSSGPRLGSLPLPEEGYERTTPEGSVGEEEHVENDARQLPDVALTGKCTRECDEFGHSDTCWMPVRPSPRQRQRHGSDPPRLSTFAPGDDNNNLRRNDHESDSESAGSAGSSEQGGVMAGEGQRLPLVNGDPVGTLGRANKNVGDHNRNLLNRKMTSASYDTFSSAGLGKRPQDEEGGEEGQNPAEVIPLTRTGGDYKTTSCLTLSRREVYL